The genomic stretch TTATCAGCTTTTTCTCCAGTATAACTGCAGGCCTGAACTTTGATACATACCTTAAAACgaacaaacagcaacaacaaaccccgcccccCAGCACATCAGAGCAAACAATCGCTGAATTTCAAATACATTTGATAggcaaaatagaaaaaaaacaaaacaaaacaaaacaaaaaaaacacagattaaaatattttattaaaaagtaatgaAAACTAGACtttagaataaaagaaaaatgaagttaTATACTGTACTCATAAAACTaaataatatacatttttcttttgaatcttttctttagtcatttttaattcaaatttgTCAACACAAttaattttcattaaattttcattttttctttattctgttcagttacacaacaaactgaaagCTTATATGACATCTACCCCTGATTCAACAATCAACAGGTAAGGAAAATTAAATTAGCTACATCTTTAATcatgacaaaagaagaaaaataaagaaataatagaCAATTCACGTCAACTGCAGCCACAGATTCCCTTTGTATCTAAAGCATCTTCACACTATACATATACATTCTGCTATTttttgtaggattttttttttctaacgcCTTCCTAAAGTTGAGGTTCTGTTGTCACTACCTAGTCTAAATTTATAGTATTAAATTTTAACTTCCACAAATATTCAATACCttatcttaaaaaacaaaaacacaaaaaaaaaaaaaaaaaaaacaggaaaaaactaTCAATGTCAAGAAacctttaataaaacaaaacaaaaatttaaacaaaacagcaatGAACAAACACAGCCTGAAAACAATCTGAAACAATGTGAAAGCACACATtagaaagcaaatgaaaaatacaaaactataaaaACTTTAGTTACTTTGGGCTAACTTCACGTATTTACCTGGgcgctttttctttctttgtttcctccACCGGAATAAGATTGTAGGCGCTTTCTGGGGGATGAAGAGCTTCAGACATCATAgataattaaatgtttaaatgagcaCAGTAGCTTCTTTTGCAGGCCTTAAATTCTCCACATCGACCGAGTTAAGATTTGTTTGGCAACGTGTAGTTGCtaggaaacagcagcagatgttGCGTTCCTGAGCGGTCGTAAAGTGGCTTATTTAGGTTTACATCCTGTTATTTTTGAACAGtgaacatgttaaatgttacatGTAATTCCTTAAATCGCAAGCCTTGTTGTTTAACCCTTTACGTTTGCCTTCTTGCTTTAGGATTACAAGGGCTAATTGCTGTTTCCATGTAAAGTCCATTTTGAGATTAGTGGACTAAAGTACGAGATTCTGAGGCGAActtaaaagcagcaaaaagttAAATcttgcaaggaggttttcacgattgcaaaataaataaataaataaaggcttcAGCGCTTCAACGCACAGTTGAAAAATAGTTtatagtaaaaataaatcaacgaatttgtatatatgtatattttgtttatatatataattttttttttttgcagtgagaATAAGAATTTTGTCCCTCCAGGCTGACCGTAGTGGAGACCGGTAGTATCGAAACAGACCTAAAACAACAAACTCTACATGGAAAGTCAGCGTTTCACGTGAGTGTGTCGCTCTTTAAATCTGATTTAGGTAATCTGTGTGTGTCCCGAATAACACGAGAGGTTTTCGCAGCCTTACAATTTTTTATCAAACCTTATGAGATaagcaattaaaactgcaaATGAATTTGAATGCCTTAAACTAGCTTTCTATTGATGCTGATAAGGCTTGTAACTTTATAGATtatgagaaataaataattCTCGCAATAAATTGaaatttaaaagttaaaaaaaaaagccaggaaGAGTTATGTCCTAAGTGTTAGAGATAATGAGGTCAGAATGGTGTCTTCTTATATTAAAGAACTCATAAACGAGatcatctgctgctttttaaagtGGGTCGAAAAACTAATGTGCTGGCTTGCAAATTTAAGTGTATAATAATTTTAGACCTCCCACTGactgaactgaattattttctttttcacaggtGTAAAGGCTGTTGTCATTTGATTCGTGGGTTTTCTGATTAATGGGTTTACTGAATGCAAGCCGGCTCTCAGTAAGAGCTGCCAGGTGCtgcctgagtccactgtcaacACAAAAATCATGGCTTTCCAGCAAATCCACCCACCTGGGGGACAAGAACATCCTGCTCATGGGTCCTCCAGGAGCAGGAAAAACTACAGTGGGGAAGATAGTGGCCCACAAACTGGGACTGCCTGTCATAGATATTGATGATGATGTCTTGGAGATGACGTGGAAGATGCCCGTTGCCGCTAAATTGGCAGCAGTTGGTGGAAAGCGTTTCTTGGAGGAAGAAGGTCGAGCTTTGTGTAACTTCTCAGCCTCTGGGTGCGTTATTTCCTTGACAGGCTCTAACCCTCTTCATGCTGAGGCAATGAAGCATGTCAAACAGAGTGGGCTGGTCATCTATCTGGATGTGGACAATGAGGACATCATACAgagactcaccagcatgaaggTGAACAGGATAGTGGGCCAGGAGGCAGGGGTATCAATGAAGGACATTCTGCTTTACAGGAAACAGTTTTATGAGAAATGGCTCGATGTGCGGGTGTTGTGTGGAACAGGAGACACAGTGGAAGAAATAGTGGACAAGGTGCTGAAGGCTGTGGAGAGATATTGGAAGAGTGATGAGGAAACATTTGTGTCAACCAGGTGTGACAGCACAGGATCGTCCAATCAGAAAACATACTTTAGTGATGTGGTTGTGGAAGGCCTGGCTCCAGATGGAGGGCTCTATGTTCCCAAAAATGGCTTCCCAAAGATCGATGCACGTGAATGGCTGAGGTTAATTGAGATGTCGTACCCAGAGCGAGCATTAGTTTTACTTGAAAAGTGTATCCACCCTCTGGACATCTCTGCATTGGATCTCAGAACAATGATATTTAAGGCGTATGGATCAAACTTTTCCAGCAAGGCTGTTGCACCTGTAAAGCACCTCACTCACAATCAGTATGTTCAGGAGCTTTTTCACGGCCCCACCGCCTCCTTCAAGGATCTCGCTTTACAGCTGATGCCTCAGCTCTTTGCTTACTGCCTCCCACCCATGTGCAACTACCTCATCCTTGTAGCCACATCTGGAGACACTGGCAGCGCAGTGCTCAGTGGCTTCAGCAGGCTGAGCGGCATTGACAGACACCGCACTGGTGTCCTGGTGTTCTTCCCAGAGGAAGGAGTGAGTGAGATTCAGAAGCTCCAGATGATGAGCTACAGGGAGGGCAATGCCAGGGCTGTCAGTGTCCGGTCAGACTTTGATTTCTGCCAGAGAAACATCAAGAGGATGTTTGGAGAAGCGGAGCTGACGGGGCATCTCGCTGTGGAGTATGGCACAGTCCTCAGCACCGCCAACTCCATCAACTGGGCACGGCTGTTGCCACAGGTAGGCTGATGATCACTGAGTAGCTCTGCAAGAAAAGattcatttttatattaagCTTTTTTATAGACAGCATTGTAATTATTGATGGGGTTTCTCACATCCCTCATAATTAGGTTCAGTAAGAACCACTGCAGTCATAATAACATTGTTGTTTTCATCTGCGCTAGTAGTTTTTAACATGAATTGGTGATGTGAACATGACATGGGTTTGGGCCTTCTAGGACCTCCCAGCCTTTCCATGTGGGAAACCGAAGGTTGGTGGAGCAGAAGTAAGACCCCTGCAGAGGATAGAGCCCAGATCAATGATAGCAGATTAAGCCTTAATTAagtcagaaacagcatgaaaggaggagctgggATGCAACAGGGTTCCACAGCAACTTATAAATGTGCAGTAACTTTAAACAGGATAAAGCAGCTTTGATAGTCATCCCTATGTTAAATTTGTTGGTCCAATTGAATATGTAGGAGGGTATGAGCTGAGCCAACAGCTTTGAGATCAGCTGATATGTCAGGATTGCAGCTGAGCTGGACTTCCTGGCTTGCCTGAATGCTATAGTCTGTTTTTTGCCTAAAACGGTCAACACCAAATATGTTGAGTCAAAAAGAAAGTCAGAATCCAGTGAGTTTAGTTTGTAATTGTATAGCCAGGTTCTCAAAGTGTAACCCATAGGCCAACAGCGAGCTTTGTTAACAATTTGTGTGAACCACAGAGCCCGTGCAGCTGTTTGGCTCAGCAGTCACAGGACACACTGAGGATCCAGATGACCTGGTCACCTGCTTTggacctttatttattttatttatttatatttatatagcatttttcaaAAGTTACAAAGTGCAGAACAATAATAAAAccaaacgaaaagaaaaaaaattagaaatacaATGGAATTAAAAGTAATTTGAAATTCAGTGAAATAAGGAGTGAAAGAAGGAATAATCAGCACATACAGTATACACTcttggaaaataaaatagaaaaaattaaattaaaatagaatagattaaattaaaattgaaaaaaaggaATTGGTGGATATAAAAACCcaatcaataaaaataagctTTAAGAAGAGATTTAAAAGAGGTTGCA from Archocentrus centrarchus isolate MPI-CPG fArcCen1 chromosome 20, fArcCen1, whole genome shotgun sequence encodes the following:
- the thnsl1 gene encoding threonine synthase-like 1, translating into MGLLNASRLSVRAARCCLSPLSTQKSWLSSKSTHLGDKNILLMGPPGAGKTTVGKIVAHKLGLPVIDIDDDVLEMTWKMPVAAKLAAVGGKRFLEEEGRALCNFSASGCVISLTGSNPLHAEAMKHVKQSGLVIYLDVDNEDIIQRLTSMKVNRIVGQEAGVSMKDILLYRKQFYEKWLDVRVLCGTGDTVEEIVDKVLKAVERYWKSDEETFVSTRCDSTGSSNQKTYFSDVVVEGLAPDGGLYVPKNGFPKIDAREWLRLIEMSYPERALVLLEKCIHPLDISALDLRTMIFKAYGSNFSSKAVAPVKHLTHNQYVQELFHGPTASFKDLALQLMPQLFAYCLPPMCNYLILVATSGDTGSAVLSGFSRLSGIDRHRTGVLVFFPEEGVSEIQKLQMMSYREGNARAVSVRSDFDFCQRNIKRMFGEAELTGHLAVEYGTVLSTANSINWARLLPQVVYHSSAYLDLCRDGVIKFGEPIDVCIPTGNFGNAMSAVYAKQMGIPIRKVICASNHNRVITDFIATGEYDLRGRLLMLSHSPAIDILKSSNLERFIYHVSDGNSHLVKDLFTRLDRQQHFQVPEPLLGRIQQEVLAGWCTEDDCLAAIQSVHTQTGYVMDTHTAVAKVVADRLQDGSYPVVFCSTAHYGKFAPAVFKALQIPNIPEDPIEQLTKLGLTSSSPKIHREMIKCLKESARRKHSVCEADYSVLVEQVESMIQDSFLKVM